A genomic segment from Psychrobacter arcticus 273-4 encodes:
- the nadB gene encoding L-aspartate oxidase, which produces MSALELNGEDNGNVPQNPDAVIKTDVLIIGAGLAGLSTALALPKSLSITVLSKAALEVCSSHYAQGGIAASLDKNDSVADHIADTLIAGAGLCAADNTAIILSAGQQAVQWLCEQGVPFTQIPQDNNGQNHSAKPVTELQTANLHLTKEGGHGCRRVAHADDATGRHVMEALMIKAQVASNITLLPYHEALRLLKGNNDSSCQGALVFDHNSQRQLTFHSRAVVLASGGLGQLFQRASAPNVCVGDGVMMAWQAGCRLANLEFIQFHPTGLALDDSSFLISEALRGEGGRLYCPQSSKRFMLAIDKRAELAPRDIVARAIAEQINNNGLGYVYLDVSHLPAVFLQEHFPQIYETLLALGIDMTKEPIPVAPTAHYSCGGVVTDANGVTDVAGLYAAGEVAYTGLHGANRLASNSLLECVVVGRNIATDLPRYLKALENLDPVAIYNSSDLAAPTVWTAPTLKDIQTIKPPSATASPFNLSAFNLPAFNSSYCDEDYIDSNIVTDEQAAKIITALKSLMTSNMGITRTAESLEQMLMQIQQWQEWLEKIELSQSNINTPNDAMTADRLIIFQLARQLPLATLIVQSAYQRLESRGGHYRTDYPHLAATARISVIEPLSDQAILPISDIIY; this is translated from the coding sequence ATGAGTGCGCTAGAGTTGAATGGCGAAGATAACGGTAATGTGCCTCAGAATCCTGATGCTGTCATAAAGACAGATGTACTCATCATTGGTGCAGGGCTTGCAGGACTAAGTACCGCGCTTGCTTTGCCAAAGTCGCTGAGCATTACTGTATTAAGTAAAGCAGCACTGGAAGTCTGCTCAAGCCATTATGCTCAAGGCGGTATCGCCGCAAGCTTAGATAAAAATGACTCAGTCGCTGACCATATCGCTGATACACTAATCGCTGGTGCAGGATTATGTGCAGCGGATAATACGGCAATTATTTTAAGCGCAGGGCAACAAGCCGTTCAATGGCTATGTGAGCAAGGCGTACCCTTTACCCAGATTCCTCAAGATAATAATGGGCAAAACCACAGCGCAAAACCTGTCACTGAACTACAAACTGCCAATTTGCATCTAACCAAAGAAGGCGGTCATGGCTGTAGACGCGTTGCCCATGCTGATGATGCAACGGGTCGCCACGTTATGGAAGCCTTAATGATAAAAGCGCAAGTCGCGTCTAATATCACTCTATTGCCCTATCATGAAGCGTTAAGACTTTTAAAAGGAAATAATGATAGCTCGTGCCAAGGTGCACTTGTTTTTGACCATAACAGCCAACGCCAACTTACCTTTCATAGTCGCGCCGTTGTTTTAGCTAGTGGCGGTTTAGGGCAGTTATTTCAACGAGCTAGCGCGCCCAATGTCTGTGTCGGTGATGGCGTTATGATGGCGTGGCAAGCCGGTTGTCGCTTGGCAAATTTAGAATTTATCCAATTTCATCCGACGGGGCTAGCACTGGATGATAGCAGCTTCTTGATATCAGAAGCTTTACGCGGTGAAGGTGGTCGCCTGTACTGTCCACAATCTAGCAAGCGCTTTATGCTCGCTATTGATAAACGTGCGGAATTAGCGCCACGAGATATTGTGGCTCGTGCGATAGCTGAGCAAATTAACAATAATGGACTTGGCTATGTGTATCTAGATGTTAGCCACTTACCAGCCGTTTTTTTGCAGGAACATTTTCCGCAAATTTATGAGACGCTATTAGCACTTGGTATTGATATGACCAAAGAGCCCATTCCTGTTGCACCAACGGCTCACTATAGCTGTGGTGGCGTAGTTACTGATGCCAATGGCGTCACTGACGTCGCCGGTCTTTATGCTGCTGGTGAAGTCGCTTATACAGGCTTGCATGGGGCAAATCGTTTGGCAAGTAACTCATTATTGGAATGTGTGGTGGTTGGACGTAATATCGCTACTGACTTACCACGCTATTTAAAAGCATTAGAGAATTTAGATCCGGTTGCCATTTATAATAGCTCGGATTTAGCAGCACCTACCGTTTGGACAGCACCAACGCTTAAAGACATTCAAACGATTAAACCACCTTCTGCTACTGCATCTCCATTTAATTTATCTGCATTTAATTTACCTGCATTTAATTCATCTTATTGTGATGAGGATTATATTGACAGCAATATCGTTACTGATGAACAGGCTGCCAAGATAATCACAGCGTTAAAATCTTTGATGACATCAAACATGGGTATCACTCGCACTGCCGAGTCATTAGAGCAAATGTTGATGCAGATACAGCAATGGCAAGAGTGGCTTGAAAAAATCGAATTAAGCCAGTCCAATATAAATACTCCAAATGACGCTATGACGGCTGATAGGCTAATAATTTTCCAATTAGCAAGGCAACTACCATTAGCGACTTTAATTGTTCAGTCTGCTTATCAGCGCCTTGAAAGTCGTGGTGGACATTATCGGACAGACTATCCTCACTTAGCAGCCACTGCTCGCATTAGTGTGATTGAGCCATTATCAGACCAAGCTATTCTTCCAATAAGTGATATCATTTATTGA
- a CDS encoding FAD-dependent monooxygenase, with translation MKNNHTLIIGGGIVGATLALKLAQDNKPVTLIDARPKRSEADWQQVLGQRDARVYALSLASIHLLKEVGAWQKIAASERKADYSQMQVWQLNGMGELLFGDSGDSNSSTGNSNVANNNDNTEPKMLGSMVEPAVIEHALWQRLSAPDVSQYLTVIAGHKVVDMDWLGATQGYRVTLDNGDVIDARLLVGADGRGSFVRKQAGIELDVLDYNQTAICCAIQTEKPHLATARQAMLPTGTLALLPLADITDEDKANPQHWQSIVWTLPRNQALALVAEHPCYIADKLAAASHYELGAIHKIESIASFPLAAQQAKSYVADNLVLIGDAAHGVHPLAGQGLNLGMLDVRALSKQLAHDYNRSGGTLWGANQTLRSYERLRRPHNSLMMHSFSALNWLFAGSLAQIRPVQQLRNEGMYRVSKIKPLMRLFAKQASGV, from the coding sequence ATGAAAAATAACCATACGCTGATTATTGGTGGCGGTATCGTTGGCGCGACGCTTGCGCTTAAACTGGCACAAGACAATAAGCCCGTGACACTTATTGATGCACGCCCAAAACGTAGCGAGGCAGATTGGCAGCAAGTGCTTGGTCAACGTGATGCGCGTGTTTATGCGCTTAGCCTTGCCAGTATTCATTTGCTAAAAGAGGTTGGCGCTTGGCAAAAGATAGCAGCGTCAGAGCGTAAAGCTGATTACTCACAAATGCAGGTTTGGCAATTGAATGGTATGGGCGAGTTACTGTTTGGCGATAGTGGTGACTCTAATAGCAGTACTGGTAATAGCAATGTTGCTAATAATAATGATAACACTGAGCCAAAAATGCTCGGTAGTATGGTTGAGCCTGCAGTCATTGAGCACGCACTATGGCAGCGTTTATCAGCGCCTGATGTCAGTCAATATCTAACCGTTATCGCTGGGCACAAAGTTGTCGATATGGACTGGCTCGGTGCGACACAAGGCTACCGTGTGACATTAGATAATGGCGATGTGATTGATGCACGCCTCTTGGTTGGTGCTGACGGTCGCGGCTCGTTTGTTCGTAAGCAAGCAGGCATTGAGCTGGATGTTCTTGATTATAATCAAACCGCGATTTGCTGCGCGATTCAAACCGAAAAGCCGCATCTAGCAACTGCTCGTCAAGCCATGCTACCTACTGGGACGTTGGCACTGTTGCCGCTCGCTGATATCACCGATGAAGACAAGGCCAATCCACAGCATTGGCAGTCTATCGTATGGACACTACCACGTAATCAGGCATTGGCATTGGTAGCGGAACACCCGTGCTACATCGCTGATAAATTGGCCGCTGCCAGTCATTATGAGCTTGGTGCTATCCATAAAATAGAATCAATCGCCAGTTTTCCGCTAGCAGCACAGCAGGCAAAAAGCTATGTCGCGGATAATTTGGTATTGATTGGTGATGCGGCGCATGGCGTGCATCCGCTGGCGGGACAAGGACTAAATCTGGGTATGCTTGATGTGAGAGCATTAAGCAAACAATTGGCTCATGATTATAACCGTAGTGGCGGTACGCTTTGGGGTGCCAATCAAACTTTGCGTAGCTATGAGCGTTTGCGTCGTCCGCATAATAGTCTGATGATGCACAGCTTCTCGGCGCTTAACTGGCTGTTTGCTGGCTCGCTGGCTCAGATACGTCCTGTTCAGCAATTACGTAATGAAGGTATGTATCGGGTCAGTAAAATTAAACCTTTAATGCGCCTGTTTGCTAAGCAGGCGAGTGGGGTTTAG
- the nadA gene encoding quinolinate synthase NadA → MKNYPYDAPIMSTDNRIATQMNIEYAKAKMPADLPRAERLVVEESIKQLLKDNNAVLVAHYYVDPFIQDLALATGGCVGDSLEMARFGQAHSAQTLVVAGVRFMGESAKILSMEKTVLMPDLEAECSLDLGCPADEFSAFCDAHPERTVVVYANTSAAVKARADWVVTSSVGIDIVRHLHAQGEPIIWGPDRHLGKYIARETGADMLLWQGSCMVHNEFKATELEQLKAEYPTAKVLVHPESPDSVVALADVVGSTSKLLQSTYEMDADTFIVATDLGILHEMQKRSPNKRFLAAPTAGESASCKSCAFCPWMAMNALQGIEQCLINNSGEVLMTPELAAAARKPLQRMLDFAESQKQRVAASGDIVKDRQLFANVGAA, encoded by the coding sequence ATGAAAAATTATCCGTATGACGCGCCGATTATGAGTACTGACAATCGCATTGCCACTCAGATGAATATCGAATATGCCAAAGCAAAAATGCCTGCCGACTTACCGCGTGCAGAACGACTAGTGGTTGAAGAGAGTATTAAACAGCTATTGAAGGATAACAATGCCGTACTAGTCGCGCACTACTACGTCGACCCTTTTATTCAGGATTTGGCATTGGCTACCGGCGGCTGTGTTGGTGATTCGCTTGAGATGGCACGCTTTGGGCAGGCGCATAGTGCACAGACACTGGTAGTCGCTGGGGTGCGCTTTATGGGCGAGTCGGCAAAGATACTCAGTATGGAAAAGACCGTCCTGATGCCAGACTTGGAAGCGGAGTGTTCGCTTGATTTGGGCTGTCCGGCCGATGAGTTTTCTGCCTTTTGTGATGCGCATCCTGAGCGTACGGTGGTGGTTTATGCCAATACCAGTGCAGCGGTGAAAGCACGAGCTGATTGGGTAGTTACCTCCTCAGTCGGTATCGATATCGTTCGTCATCTACATGCGCAAGGCGAACCTATTATTTGGGGTCCGGATAGACACCTGGGTAAATACATCGCTCGTGAGACTGGTGCAGATATGCTGCTTTGGCAAGGCTCATGTATGGTACATAATGAGTTTAAAGCGACTGAGCTTGAACAACTGAAAGCGGAATATCCTACCGCAAAAGTATTGGTGCATCCAGAATCTCCAGACAGTGTCGTTGCGCTTGCCGATGTGGTTGGCTCGACCAGTAAACTATTACAATCTACCTATGAGATGGATGCCGATACCTTTATCGTCGCAACTGATTTGGGTATCTTGCACGAAATGCAAAAGCGCTCACCAAACAAACGCTTTTTGGCCGCACCGACTGCGGGCGAAAGTGCCAGCTGCAAGAGCTGTGCTTTTTGTCCATGGATGGCGATGAATGCTCTACAAGGTATCGAGCAATGCTTGATTAATAATAGCGGTGAAGTGTTGATGACGCCTGAGCTAGCAGCCGCAGCGAGAAAACCATTACAACGTATGCTTGATTTTGCCGAATCGCAAAAACAGCGGGTAGCGGCAAGTGGTGATATCGTCAAAGACCGTCAGCTTTTTGCAAATGTTGGGGCAGCATAA
- a CDS encoding lysine exporter LysO family protein yields MQSLVTLVLVLMPLFIGFAIPSNPTLTKIADNSLSYLVFIILGLIGIELAQVEGLGSQVGEIALYVTILSILTIGTGLFGLMLFDRLRPWHAKKPSVKSKEHRVSIRGSLTQVICVVIGFVIGYFLPASYMPPENTMTVMLMLLILLVGIGLKGSGITLKEVLLNKRGVEMSIIFTLSVLVGGLIFALMFSDVSWTKGMALASGLGWYSLSAIVMTDAYGAIWGSVALFNDLIREFFALIFIPVFMRKYPSAAVGLGGATSLDFTLPIIQQSGGLKVVPLAISFGFIINIVAPVLMVMFSALG; encoded by the coding sequence ATGCAAAGCTTAGTTACCCTTGTTTTGGTTTTAATGCCACTATTTATTGGCTTTGCCATTCCATCCAATCCAACCCTGACCAAAATTGCCGATAACAGCTTGTCTTATTTGGTCTTTATTATTTTAGGTTTGATTGGTATTGAGCTGGCGCAAGTTGAAGGGCTTGGTAGTCAGGTAGGTGAAATTGCTCTTTATGTCACGATACTATCGATATTGACGATTGGAACTGGATTATTTGGGCTGATGCTGTTTGACCGTTTGCGTCCGTGGCATGCCAAAAAACCCAGTGTTAAGTCTAAAGAACATCGCGTTAGTATTCGCGGCAGCCTTACCCAAGTCATCTGTGTGGTGATAGGTTTTGTGATCGGCTACTTCTTGCCAGCCAGCTATATGCCACCTGAAAATACCATGACGGTGATGCTAATGCTATTAATCTTGCTGGTTGGTATCGGACTAAAAGGCTCGGGCATTACTTTAAAAGAAGTCCTGCTCAATAAACGCGGCGTTGAGATGAGTATTATCTTTACGCTCTCGGTATTGGTTGGCGGACTTATCTTTGCACTGATGTTTAGCGATGTCTCTTGGACTAAGGGAATGGCACTGGCATCAGGACTTGGTTGGTATTCGCTATCAGCGATTGTGATGACTGATGCTTATGGGGCGATTTGGGGCAGTGTGGCGCTGTTTAATGACTTGATACGTGAGTTTTTTGCGTTGATATTTATCCCCGTCTTTATGCGTAAATATCCCTCTGCTGCGGTCGGACTTGGCGGTGCCACCAGCTTGGACTTTACCTTACCTATTATTCAGCAATCAGGCGGTCTAAAAGTGGTGCCATTAGCGATTAGCTTTGGCTTTATTATTAATATTGTCGCGCCAGTGCTGATGGTAATGTTTTCGGCGTTGGGGTAG